One region of Armigeres subalbatus isolate Guangzhou_Male chromosome 3, GZ_Asu_2, whole genome shotgun sequence genomic DNA includes:
- the LOC134225090 gene encoding putative GTP-binding protein 6 has protein sequence MATNLVVRRCFPAAMIGGTFLRRGIIRTECISASFRCKYTDANKYKGFRGKYKTMASGADTDDSRDIGSDQFDLDDAEYDAVANSAMHVQKRLQNEQNVLVIQPYVKWGPRKSDSKPEHQLLEAEALVRSLPKWKVEHSIKVPLDSLEKKHLFGAGKLEELKTILSDLQTSGKLITCIFISKGTLTFGQKKLLEQHFKLPVMDRYTIVIQILRLHAISTEAKLQVAMAEIPYIWSQMKDHDKIHLTESQKQMLRLRERKLKDELVTIRSHRELLRNKRKQKAFPIVAVVGYTNAGKTSLIKALTEEKSLEPKDQLFATLDVTAHAGLLPCKLEVLFMDTVGFMADIPTGLIECFVATLEDAMLADVIVHVQDVSHENFPEQKRHVETTLKSLLRTSGVTHQPKLLDNVINVGNKADLLPDTDGHGDIQLVSSKTLHGMNDLLKEIERKILQVTGRQKMIIRVPMGGSEVAWLYKNAAVTETAADPVDSQRMLVSVVITEAKLQQFRHQFVIKKQG, from the coding sequence ATGGCAACTAACTTAGTAGTGAGGCGGTGCTTCCCTGCGGCAATGATCGGAGGGACATTTTTACGCAGAGGGATAATTAGAACAGAATGCATTTCTGCTAGTTTTAGATGTAAATACACGGATGCGAATAAGTATAAGGGGTTCAGGGGAAAATATAAGACGATGGCTTCCGGAGCTGATACGGACGATAGTCGTGATATCGGGTCGGATCAGTTTGACTTGGATGATGCGGAATATGATGCCGTGGCGAACAGTGCTATGCACGTTCAGAAACGATTGCAAAATGAACAAAACGTTTTGGTAATTCAGCCGTATGTTAAGTGGGGTCCCAGAAAGTCCGATAGTAAGCCAGAGCATCAACTTTTGGAAGCAGAAGCGTTGGTACGATCTTTGCCCAAATGGAAAGTGGAACACAGTATAAAGGTTCCCTTGGATTCTCTCGAAAAGAAGCATCTTTTTGGAGCTGGAAAGCTGGAAGAATTAAAAACTATACTAAGCGATTTGCAGACGTCCGGCAAACTAATCACCTGCATTTTCATAAGCAAAGGAACGTTGACGTTTGGACAGAAGAAATTATTGGAACAACACTTCAAACTTCCGGTCATGGATCGTTACACCATAGTTATCCAGATCCTTCGATTGCATGCCATCAGCACTGAGGCAAAGCTGCAAGTAGCGATGGCGGAAATTCCTTACATTTGGTCACAGATGAAAGATCATGACAAAATTCACCTCACGGAATCCCAGAAACAAATGCTACGTTTGAGAGAACGTAAACTCAAGGACGAGTTGGTCACCATTCGCTCCCACCGGGAGCTCTTGcgaaacaaaagaaaacaaaaagctTTTCCCATTGTCGCTGTTGTCGGATATACAAATGCTGGTAAGACCTCGCTGATTAAGGCCCTAACGgaagaaaaatcattggaacCGAAAGATCAACTGTTCGCTACTTTGGACGTGACGGCTCATGCTGGCCTGCTTCCGTGCAAACTAGAAGTTCTGTTCATGGACACCGTCGGTTTCATGGCGGACATTCCCACCGGCTTGATTGAATGCTTCGTGGCAACCTTGGAAGACGCCATGCTGGCCGATGTAATCGTCCATGTCCAGGACGTTTCCCACGAGAATTTCCCCGAGCAGAAAAGGCACGTCGAAACGACGCTCAAGTCCCTGCTTAGAACATCCGGTGTTACCCACCAGCCGAAATTGCTGGACAACGTCATAAATGTGGGCAACAAGGCCGATCTCCTTCCGGATACTGATGGCCATGGGGACATCCAGCTGGTATCGTCCAAAACGCTGCATGGAATGAACGATCTGCTGAAGGAAATTGAACGAAAAATATTGCAAGTCACTGGTCGACAAAAGATGATCATTCGAGTCCCGATGGGTGGTTCGGAAGTAGCGTGGTTGTACAAAAATGCGGCAGTAACGGAGACGGCCGCCGATCCCGTCGATAGCCAACGAATGCTGGTCAGCGTGGTCATTACGGAGGCAAAGTTGCAACAGTTTAGGCACCAGTTTGTGATTAAAAAGCAAGGATGA
- the LOC134225091 gene encoding transmembrane protein 141 yields MNDIRRLKEQQKEKHPAFGSYLECMTRALFTGLAAFTLGFSSTYFLQKIISKRLPYQPKIGILLSTVIGTAASYKVTADRTKSCQAGWMAAEGKFTALSDRHSSDLKANNNGN; encoded by the exons ATGAACGACATCCGCCGCCTAAAGGAACAACAGAAAGAAAAGCATCCCGCCTTCGGTTCTTATCTGGAATGCATGACCCGGGCCCTGTTTACGGGATTGGCCGCCTTCACGTTAG GATTTTCGTCGACATATTTCCTGCAAAAGATTATTTCTAAGCGACTGCCGTATCAACCGAAAATTGGCATCCTGCTGTCGACGGTGATCGGAACAGCCGCTTCGTATAAGGTGACCGCCGATCGTACCAAATCCTGCCAGGCAGGTTGGATGGCCGCTGAGGGCAAATTTACTGCCCTCTCCGACCGTCACTCGTCCGACTTGAAAGCGAACAACAATGGCAACTAA